GCCAGGGCTCCCGTGGCGACCGGCTCCCCCTCGACTTCGGCGAGGAACGGCACCGCGCCTTCCGCGGTCGCGGTGATCGTGCCGAAGGCGCGCATGAATTCCGCGAGTTCCGGCGTTTCGCCCCAGCCGCGGGCTGCGGTGTCTGCCCACACGTCCACCTCTCCGGGCTCGACCCGCCGCACGCGCACCTGGGTTTCAGCACCGGGCACAGGAATCGTGGTGGGCCGGTGCATCACGCTGGTGAGCTCCACGGGGCGGTATCCGCGCGACGCGAGCACGTCCAGCAGCGGCATGCCGGCCATGGGGCTCACCTCGTGGAACACCTCGGCCCCGCGCTCGTGCATGAACCCTTCGATTTCGCCCAGCGCGGCGTCCGTCGCCTCGCCAAGCGTGCCCAGCCCGAACGTCTGCGTGAGCGGCGATCCCACGCCGTCGAACATCACCAGTGTTCCGGCGACTTCCTTCCACGTGGCCCCCACCTCGGGCTGCAGCCGTGCGCGGCTGGCGACGAACGCGGCGTTCGCGCTCCCCTCCGCGGCCTCCAGGCGACGCGCGAGGGCCAGGTCGGAAAGCGGG
The Longimicrobium sp. DNA segment above includes these coding regions:
- a CDS encoding GNAT family N-acetyltransferase, whose amino-acid sequence is MTHPDPEYPLSDLALARRLEAAEGSANAAFVASRARLQPEVGATWKEVAGTLVMFDGVGSPLTQTFGLGTLGEATDAALGEIEGFMHERGAEVFHEVSPMAGMPLLDVLASRGYRPVELTSVMHRPTTIPVPGAETQVRVRRVEPGEVDVWADTAARGWGETPELAEFMRAFGTITATAEGAVPFLAEVEGEPVATGALAMHGGVALLAGASTVPAARKQGAQRALLQARLRFAAEHGCDLAMMGAEPGSASQRNAERQGFRIAYTRIKWHLPPAEK